GTACCACACTCCGAGAACGAATCATTCCTCGCGGACGAGGATTATCTTGAGGAACCAAAAGATTCCACAGGTTATCACAAAACAATCTTGGGAACGACCCACGGGAAGAATGCGTGCGCTACTGCTCTTGCTGTGCCTCCTCTTCCTCACCCGGGCGAATGCTGTGCGAGCCGATCGGAACGATTCGTGTGAAGCTTGGGCGAATCAGGGAGAATGCGAGGCCAATCAGCCCTACATGCTAGTCCACTGTGCCACGTCTTGTGATGCTGTCGCCAAAGCCGCTTCCGAGGGCTTGGACGGTATCGAGTCCTTTTTCGATCTTTCTGCCAAAGACATTGACGGCAACGCCATAGCGTTCGAGTCCTTTCGTGGCAAAGTCACGGTTTTGACCAATGTAGCCTCGTACTGTGGCTACACAGAGTCGCACTACCGCGGTCTCGTTGAGCTTTGGTCAGTCATGAGTGACAAAGCCGTGGAGATTCTTGCATTTCCCTGTAATCAATTTGGTGCCCAAGAGCCCGAAGAGGCCGACAAAATTAAGGATTTTGCGTCGAGCAAGGGTGTTCGCTTTCGAATTATGGAAAAAATCAACGTGAATGGCCCAAATGCCCATCAGGTATACAAGTACCTCAAAGCTCAAGCGGGTCCACCCACAATTAATTGGAATTTCGGAACGTATTTTGTCGTCGGCCCCGATGGAGTAGTCGAATCACACAGCGGTGTTGGACCTATGGAGCTACGAGATGTCGTCGATGAATTattggaaaaggaggagTTGTAGAATTGGAGTTATCTAAAAAGACGGTCGCAGTGCGAAGAATAAGTGTGTATttagaagaagcaaaagtgTTTTCGATTAACGTAAACTCTAAATTGTCTCGTCTAGAGGCACGTCGCCACCTTCCGACACGTAAGAATATCGATTGAGCTCAAACCTATACCAAGAGACAGAGCGTACTTCGCGGAAGTAATACTCCGCCAACCCTGCAGAATCTACATTTTACAATTTTGGGCATATTCAGCGAAAAATAGTGATCTCGTAAATACGCGTTTGCTTTTAACCTACAATTCCCCTCGTCAAGAGCCGGGTCCATTTTCGAGACCCGGTCCAGGCCGTCACTTCTGGTACTTTGAGCCAACAAAATCGTCAGCAGTTGGCCAGCAGGTTTCGGCCTTTTACTGACCGTAATGGGTATTATGGTAAACTTATTGCGTTCTACTCTTAGAAAGTTGTACGGGTGCTTACTTACGGCGGATGTATTTACGGGGTCGAATATTTAAGATTTAAACGAATTAAAAGTCCTTTACATTTGACGACCGTACCATTTCTCTCAGGATCTGTTTGCCAATTACAGAGATACAATTTTGAGAAGATGTCGCACTCGAGACCGAAAAACCGTGACGAccgattcactgtcagccgAGAACAGTCATTATTTTGTTTCGAATCGAGTCCATCACaagaattgacagtgatcttaactgtaaaatagCCCGCAGCGAcgtttcttacagttaggtcgGTGGTTCCAAATCACTTTGGACCATATAGTTTCTATTGTATCAGTATGCCATCCCCATTCCTGCAACGCCAGGCTATAGACGATTCGCTCAAGGTATTCTACATAAACTTGACTGTCTTGGACGCTACCGAGGCTGTCGTCGACAAGGTCCACAACATTATGcacggacgacgacttcACATGCCCGCTCCCAAAGCCTGGCGTAAAGCTTGGACCAAAACCGTCGCGAAACGAGCCGCCAGGCACGTGTCGCGCAAACACGTGGCGAAGCTTTTGGCTCGCAAGATTCCACCCAGATTGATCCGGACCATGAACAAACGTGGCCTTTCGGTATGGGCGGAAACCGTCTTTTGCGATCACGcttttgttgtcgtccaagTCCAAGTACACCACGTTGATCCAGTTGTCTTTGCCGAAAGTGGCGTGAAGAATCAATTAGAAAAAGAGCTaaagcaaagaaaagaagtCGATGAGAGGCTCAAGTCCCGTCTAGAGCACAAAGATAGCTTctccgcttcttccagtTGTAGTATCAGTAGCGACCCAGACAGCGATAACGAGGGTATCGACAGTGATGACGACAGTGTCAGCGGGAACCAATGGATGGAGGCCCAAAAAGAGGCCTTGCATGCACAATCCGACAATCCCTTCATCGTAGGCAAGTACGAAACATGCCCGGTACTACCCGCTCGCGTCACGTATCAATCGAGATTGGCCTGGTGGATGGATTGGATTCTATCTTGGTTGAGTCCAGCTTACCGACATCGAATGGAATCGCGATATTTGCCCAACCTAATTCAGCGACAGCTTACTGGACAAACCCAACGTATTTTGCGCAAACGACTTCGGGGGAGGAAGATAATTACGGATTTACAAGTGCTACTAGAAGAATCCCAGGCGCGATATTTTTTCAATCACCTCAAAGTGGTCCGCCACAAGAAGCCGCACGATATGGACGATGGCGAAACGGAAAGTGATACGTCGGATTTCGCGGAAGCATTTACGGGTCTTGCGTAGTTGAAAGCGAATTTTCTACAGATAGTTTGAATTTTCTACAGAGTGATCGTAGCATTCGTGGGGACTACCTTACTGGTACTCCCACAGTGGAGCACACAACATAGACGCATCTTGAAAGTGTAAATTATAATATTGTCTTGAGGGCATTACTCCAACTTCGGTCGCTTGAGCAAAGGTTCGTCtgcttcgtcttccgtctCCTCGCCATCGTCCCCAAGCATTGATTTGCTATCGTCCGGTTT
The sequence above is a segment of the Phaeodactylum tricornutum CCAP 1055/1 chromosome 10, whole genome shotgun sequence genome. Coding sequences within it:
- a CDS encoding glutathione peroxidase (Putative glutathione peroxidase; involved in response to oxidative stress; catalyses the reduction of hydroxyperoxides using glutathione: 2 Glutathione + H 2 O(2) = oxidised Glutathione + 2H 2 O), producing SFFDLSAKDIDGNAIAFESFRGKVTVLTNVASYCGYTESHYRGLVELWSVMSDKAVEILAFPCNQFGAQEPEEADKIKDFASSKGVRFRIMEKINVNGPNAHQVYKYLKAQAGPPTINWNFGTYFVVGPDGVVESHSGVGPMELRDVVDELLEKEEL
- a CDS encoding predicted protein, with translation MPSPFLQRQAIDDSLKVFYINLTVLDATEAVVDKVHNIMHGRRLHMPAPKAWRKAWTKTVAKRAARHVSRKHVAKLLARKIPPRLIRTMNKRGLSVWAETVFCDHAFVVVQVQVHHVDPVVFAESGVKNQLEKELKQRKEVDERLKSRLEHKDSFSASSSCSISSDPDSDNEGIDSDDDSVSGNQWMEAQKEALHAQSDNPFIVGKYETCPVLPARVTYQSRLAWWMDWILSWLSPAYRHRMESRYLPNLIQRQLTGQTQRILRKRLRGRKIITDLQVLLEESQARYFFNHLKVVRHKKPHDMDDGETESDTSDFAEAFTGLA